Proteins encoded together in one Solanum lycopersicum chromosome 7, SLM_r2.1 window:
- the GAME18 gene encoding beta-D-glucosyl crocetin beta-1,6-glucosyltransferase, translated as MEKMRIVMLPYLAYGHITPFLELAKKLSNRGFSIHICSSPINLSFIKAKIPEKYSSSIHLVELHLPNLPELPPHHHTTNGLPNHLKQTLFKTLKMTKPQLHQILSDLKPDFFIYDIMLLWSAVVASSLNIPSLRFYTVNAAIFSYFFHFYFNPGEEFPFPALYMRDYELAKMTHEVADDAEVEVDRDKVTESDKFVLVHSTKSIDGKYMDYLCGTGQAKVVPIGTESPEDGVGDVDKIDIELVKWLEKKTEHSTVYVSFGSEYFLSKEEMEEVAYGLEVSGVDFIWVVRYQKGEQLELPQGFKERIGDRGRIIEGWAPQQRILKHSSIGGFVTHCGWNSTLESIEFGVPIIAMPMLYDQPLNARLMVENGVAVEVPRDEKGNLDRVNIAEKIKHVIRDETGENLRKKMNNLGENVRSQREEEMDGVVKVIQLLIDEKKGTLSSEKS; from the coding sequence ATGGAAAAGATGAGAATTGTAATGTTGCCATACTTAGCTTATGGCCACATCACACCTTTTCTTGAACTAGCCAAGAAACTCTCAAACAGAGGTTTCTCCATTCACATATGTTCTTCTCCCATCAATCTTAGCTTCATCAAGGCAAAAATCCCAGAAAAGTACTCTTCCTCAATTCATTTAGTTGAACTTCACTTACCAAATTTACCTGAACTTCCTCCTCATCACCACACTACCAATGGCCTTCCAAATCATCTTaaacaaactcttttcaaaACACTTAAGATGACCAAACCACAGCTTCACCAAATCTTGAGTGACTTAAAacctgatttttttatttatgatatcaTGTTACTGTGGTCAGCTGTAGTTGCATCTTCACTCAACATCCCATCGTTAAGATTCTACACTGTAAACGCAGccatttttagttattttttccatttttatttcaatCCAGGAGAGGAATTCCCTTTCCCAGCTCTCTATATGAGGGATTATGAGCTAGCGAAGATGACACATGAAGTTGCTGATGATGCGGAGGTTGAAGTTGACAGAGACAAAGTTACTGAATCCGATAAATTTGTGCTTGTTCATAGCACTAAATCAATAGATGGGAAGTACATGGATTATCTTTGCGGAACAGGGCAAGCAAAAGTTGTACCAATTGGAACAGAATCTCCTGAAGATGGCGTTGGTGATGTCGATAAGATTGATATCGAACTTGTCAAATGGCTTGAGAAGAAAACAGAGCATTCAACTGTTTACGTTTCATTTGGGAGTGAGTATTTCTTAAGCAAAGAAGAAATGGAAGAGGTAGCTTATGGATTAGAGGTTAGCGGTGTAGATTTCATATGGGTTGTTAGGTATCAAAAAGGGGAACAATTAGAACTTCCACAAGGTTTTAAAGAAAGAATTGGAGATAGAGGAAGGATCATTGAAGGATGGGCTCCGCAACAAAGAATTCTAAAGCATTCAAGTATTGGTGGATTTGTAACGCATTGTGGTTGGAATTCGACATTAGAGAGCATAGAATTTGGTGTTCCAATCATAGCTATGCCTATGCTTTATGATCAGCCTTTGAATGCTAGGTTGATGGTCGAAAATGGAGTAGCTGTTGAGGTCCCAAGAGATGAAAAAGGGAATCTTGATAGAGTTAATATAGCTGAGAAAATTAAACATGTGATTCGTGACGAAACAGGGGAGAAtttgaggaagaagatgaataATCTTGGTGAGAATGTGAGATCTCAAAGAgaagaggagatggatggagttgtTAAGGTTATACAACtcttgattgatgagaagaagGGGACCTTATCATCGGAGaaatcataa
- the LOC101253803 gene encoding OVARIAN TUMOR DOMAIN-containing deubiquitinating enzyme 11-like translates to MNEYYGNSRASSSSASSLNSNSQQGTEDDHAIATILAEEEENARKYGGKLGKRLSHLDSIPHTPRVIGEIPDPNDATLDHGRLSSRLATYGLFEMQIEGDGNCQFRALSDQLYHNPEYHKHVRKEVVKQLKQFRKLYEGYVPMKYKRYLKKMKRSGEWGDHVTLQAAADRFGVKICLVTSFRDNGYIDILPKDIQPSRELWLSFWSEVHYNSLYEIGEAPVRVPRKKHWLFF, encoded by the exons ATGAATGAATACTATGGGAATTCAAGAGCAAGTTCCAGTTCTGCATCTAGTTTGAATAGCAATTCACAGCAGGGTACTGAGGATGATCATGCCATTGCTACTATTTTAGCTGAAGAAGAGGAAAATGCTAGAAAGTATGGTGGCAAGCTTGGAAAGAGACTTTCTCATTTAGATTCGATACCG CACACTCCACGGGTAATTGGGGAGATACCTGACCCAAATGATGCCACGCTAGACCACGGAAGACTCTCCAGCAG GTTGGCGACATATGGTCTCTTTGAAATGCAAATAGAAGGGGATGGGAATTGCCAG TTTCGAGCCCTTTCAGATCAGTTGTATCATAATCCAGAGTATCACAAGCATGTAAGGAAGGAGGTTGTTAAACAG CTAAAGCAGTTTAGAAAGTTATATGAAGGTTATGTACCCATGAAATACAAAAGGtacttgaagaagatgaagag GTCGGGAGAATGGGGAGATCATGTCACTCTACAAGCAGCTGCTGATAGA TTTGGGGTAAAAATATGTTTGGTCACCTCTTTCCGGGACAATGGCTACATTGATATCCTTCCCAAGGACATACAACCTTCTAGGG AACTGTGGCTGAGTTTTTGGAGTGAAGTTCACTACAATTCGTTATACGAAATTGGAG AAGCTCCAGTTAGAGTTCCCAGAAAGAAGCATTGGCTTTTTTTCTAA
- the LOC138337535 gene encoding protein EIN4-like has translation MEIVEVVADQVVVALSHATILEELIREKLQARNGLQQAKENVVKASNSFKRVMNNGMRRPMQSILGLLSILQDENTSSNQKIIIDTMVRTSTILLNLINDVMDIPDKDEGRFPVKMMLFQLHSLIREASCLVKCLCVYNGFEFSMDVPISLPNLVMGDEKRT, from the coding sequence ATGGAGATAGTGGAAGTAGTTGCTGATCAGGTGGTTGTGGCCCTATCCCATGCGACGATTCTTGAAGAGTTAATAAGGGAGAAACTACAAGCGAGGAACGGTCTGCAACAAGCTAAGGAGAATGTTGTGAAGGCAAGTAATTCGTTTAAGAGGGTAATGAACAATGGGATGAGACGACCAATGCAATCGATTTTGGGTTTGCTTTCCATACTTCAAGATGAGAACACAAGCTCTAACCAGAAGATTATTATCGACACAATGGTGAGAACGAGCACCATTctgttaaatttaataaatgatGTAATGGATATACCTGACAAAGACGAAGGGAGATTTCCAGTAAAAATGATGTTGTTTCAGTTGCATTCACTTATCAGAGAGGCTTCTTGTCTTGTTAAGTGCTTGTGCGTTTATAATGGCTTTGAATTTTCCATGGATGTTCCTATTTCTTTACCTAATCTGGTGATGGGTGATGAGAAGAGAACATAG